From the genome of Vibrio porteresiae DSM 19223, one region includes:
- the pstA gene encoding phosphate ABC transporter permease PstA: MRLSSWIKSGSPWIWLTGGAVSISLLSVLGLMLFIGWKGLTYFWPAPLYMWQTDQGARLVGQLYDQEWVPLSHLHSLDLPLTQEQIERGSIARLSVKIANRERNTSDFISILDIHLKDKTQPKDWAVVDRERNGQFYGRPVGYVLQDGSHAKDVDAAVAMGIEQAESIRQQIHLLITDKVAMLGHQVEQLQHEKRRKELNGQVTKKYLTEYELEKNQLDNELALTEQDIDDLRDKLGKQALIMEDMSGEQVQLPIGQILRFWYPNQMSLSEKIVHWAHGVWLFLSDDPRESNSEGGVFPAIFGTVLLVLLMSIVVMPLGIIAAVYLHEYAKDNAFTRLIRVAVINLAGVPSIVYGVFGLGFFVYTIGGTIDKWFFAENLPTPTFGTPGLLWSALTLAVLTLPVVIVATEEGLTRIPNSIRHGSLALGATQFETVWRIVLPMASPAMITGLILAIARAAGEVAPLMLVGVVKLASNLPVDNQFPYLHLERKFMHLGFHIYDLGFQTTNIEAARPLVYATAFLLVMVIVLLNLTAISIRNNLREKYRTLGQD, encoded by the coding sequence ATGAGACTATCAAGTTGGATTAAGTCTGGCTCTCCTTGGATTTGGCTTACCGGAGGTGCAGTCAGTATCAGTTTACTGTCGGTATTAGGCTTGATGCTCTTTATTGGCTGGAAGGGATTGACCTATTTTTGGCCTGCACCGCTTTACATGTGGCAAACGGATCAAGGGGCTCGTTTAGTGGGGCAGCTCTATGACCAAGAGTGGGTGCCATTAAGCCATTTACATAGCTTGGATCTGCCATTAACCCAAGAGCAGATAGAGCGGGGCAGTATTGCTCGCTTGAGTGTGAAGATTGCCAACCGTGAGCGCAATACCTCTGATTTTATCTCCATTTTGGATATTCATCTAAAAGATAAAACTCAGCCTAAAGATTGGGCTGTGGTTGATAGAGAGCGCAATGGTCAGTTTTACGGTCGTCCTGTGGGGTATGTGCTGCAAGATGGCTCGCACGCAAAAGATGTTGATGCTGCTGTTGCGATGGGAATTGAGCAAGCCGAGAGTATCCGTCAGCAAATTCATCTGTTGATCACGGATAAAGTGGCCATGCTTGGTCACCAAGTGGAACAGTTACAACATGAAAAACGGCGTAAAGAGCTCAATGGTCAGGTGACTAAAAAGTATCTTACTGAATATGAATTAGAGAAAAATCAGCTCGATAATGAATTGGCTCTTACCGAACAAGACATTGATGATTTGCGCGACAAACTGGGTAAGCAAGCACTGATTATGGAAGATATGTCAGGTGAGCAAGTCCAGTTACCTATTGGCCAAATTTTGCGATTTTGGTATCCCAACCAGATGTCGTTGAGTGAGAAAATTGTGCATTGGGCACATGGAGTTTGGCTATTTTTATCCGATGATCCTCGTGAATCTAACTCTGAGGGTGGCGTATTCCCAGCTATCTTTGGAACCGTACTCTTAGTGTTACTGATGTCGATTGTGGTGATGCCGCTTGGGATTATTGCTGCAGTTTATCTGCACGAATACGCTAAAGATAATGCCTTTACTCGTTTAATCCGCGTGGCTGTGATTAACTTAGCTGGTGTGCCATCGATTGTGTATGGTGTTTTTGGCCTTGGATTTTTTGTCTATACGATTGGTGGCACGATAGATAAGTGGTTCTTTGCTGAGAATCTGCCAACCCCAACTTTTGGGACGCCGGGGTTGCTTTGGTCGGCATTAACTCTCGCGGTATTGACGCTGCCGGTGGTGATTGTGGCAACGGAAGAGGGGTTAACCCGTATTCCTAACTCAATTCGTCATGGCTCTTTGGCACTTGGAGCAACTCAGTTCGAAACGGTTTGGCGCATTGTTTTGCCTATGGCAAGCCCTGCTATGATTACAGGATTGATTCTTGCTATTGCAAGGGCGGCTGGTGAAGTGGCTCCGTTGATGCTGGTGGGGGTAGTGAAGTTAGCATCTAATCTCCCGGTCGATAATCAGTTTCCCTATCTTCATTTAGAACGTAAGTTCATGCATTTAGGTTTTCATATTTACGACTTGGGTTTTCAAACCACCAATATCGAAGCGGCTCGCCCATTAGTGTATGCGACAGCGTTTTTGCTCGTCATGGTGATTGTGTTGCTGAACTTAACGGCTATCAGTATTCGAAACAATTTGCGCGAAAAATATCGGACATTAGGACAAGATTAA
- a CDS encoding ABC transporter permease subunit has translation MANIDFSLSNRDQQRLWKDRVVRIAVTCGGVGVLGALVLMFVYLAMVVTPLFSGAKFEANQVSASLPVSQVKALAVDDYGQALFTFSSAGNAQFWSLSQPANSAIFSQKVSADDALIASMPVDYGWFATLDNNHHFSLFKPKFNYKITSAGRELKPALVTHHYSFNEISSAEKRFTFAVNDDEVTVATYRQDGSLTIYWGTLNESQLPYQYRFPVVLDNVDQLLMTPDGQTLYIRDRNELVVAERKANQFVVRELVDLSEAHQGQVVTNIDLLAGAYSLLVTYNNDQVSQWFDVLKEGERRLQQIRTLQLAKGTRFLLPDTYRKGFYSFHAQGVVQNHFTTSAKTVLTKKIENQTPLIATMSDNERFIVTWDGKKAFLAKISNDYPEVSFSALWQKVWYEHYPEPQYVWQSTSASDKFEAKFSLVPIAFGTLKAATYAMLFAVPIAVFGAIYTAYFMTPKLRRVVKPTIELMEALPTVIIGFLAGLWLAPLVESHLTAVLCLMVILPLSTIVAGLIWTLLPDDWKRYVPNGLHVVILMPVLVLVTWLVMSHSQQIETSLFGGDVRVFLVQHGIDFDQRNALVVGLAMGFAVIPTIFTIAEDAIFSVPKHLSDGSLALGATPWQTLTRVVLLTASPGIFSAIMMGLGRAVGETMIVLMATGNTPILDWNIFEGMRTLSATIAVELPESAVGSSHFRILFLAALILFAFTFVVNSIAEWVRQRLREKYRAL, from the coding sequence ATGGCAAATATTGATTTCTCACTCAGCAACAGGGACCAGCAGCGATTATGGAAAGATCGAGTGGTTCGTATTGCCGTCACTTGTGGTGGAGTGGGAGTTCTAGGGGCTTTAGTCCTTATGTTTGTCTATCTTGCCATGGTAGTAACGCCACTATTTAGTGGGGCAAAATTTGAAGCCAATCAAGTGAGTGCTTCGTTACCTGTTAGTCAAGTAAAGGCACTAGCCGTTGATGACTACGGTCAAGCACTATTCACCTTTTCTTCAGCAGGCAATGCGCAGTTTTGGTCATTAAGCCAACCTGCTAATTCAGCGATTTTTAGCCAAAAAGTATCTGCCGATGATGCACTTATCGCGAGTATGCCTGTTGATTATGGATGGTTCGCCACTCTGGATAATAACCACCATTTCTCCCTGTTCAAACCAAAGTTCAATTATAAGATTACCAGTGCGGGACGAGAGTTAAAACCTGCTTTGGTCACGCATCATTACTCTTTTAATGAGATAAGTAGTGCAGAAAAACGATTTACGTTCGCTGTTAATGACGATGAAGTAACGGTCGCCACTTATCGCCAAGATGGTTCTTTAACGATTTACTGGGGAACGCTCAACGAGTCGCAGTTGCCTTATCAATACCGATTCCCCGTAGTGTTAGATAATGTGGATCAACTGCTAATGACTCCTGATGGTCAAACCCTTTATATCCGCGATCGTAATGAGTTGGTGGTGGCAGAACGTAAAGCCAACCAGTTTGTTGTAAGAGAACTGGTGGATCTTAGCGAGGCACATCAAGGGCAAGTGGTTACTAACATTGATTTGTTAGCGGGTGCTTACTCCCTATTAGTGACTTACAACAACGACCAAGTCAGTCAGTGGTTTGATGTGCTAAAAGAGGGCGAGAGACGGTTACAGCAGATTCGCACTCTCCAATTAGCCAAGGGAACTCGTTTCTTATTACCGGATACTTACCGCAAAGGCTTTTACAGTTTTCATGCTCAAGGTGTAGTGCAAAATCATTTTACGACCAGCGCTAAAACGGTTTTAACTAAGAAAATTGAAAACCAAACGCCGCTGATTGCGACGATGTCTGATAATGAGCGTTTCATAGTGACTTGGGATGGTAAAAAGGCGTTCCTCGCTAAAATCAGTAACGATTATCCGGAGGTTTCTTTCTCTGCTCTGTGGCAAAAAGTCTGGTATGAGCATTATCCTGAACCACAATATGTGTGGCAGTCGACTTCAGCCAGTGACAAGTTTGAAGCGAAATTCAGTTTAGTACCCATTGCGTTTGGTACGCTAAAAGCAGCGACCTATGCCATGCTATTCGCCGTACCTATCGCTGTCTTTGGTGCCATTTATACCGCTTACTTTATGACGCCCAAGCTACGCCGAGTGGTGAAACCGACCATCGAATTGATGGAGGCGCTACCCACTGTCATCATCGGCTTTCTAGCTGGATTATGGTTGGCTCCACTAGTGGAAAGTCATTTAACGGCGGTGCTTTGTCTGATGGTGATATTGCCTTTGTCTACCATTGTTGCAGGTCTTATTTGGACCCTATTACCCGATGATTGGAAGCGCTATGTGCCTAATGGTTTGCACGTCGTAATTCTCATGCCGGTATTGGTTTTGGTGACATGGCTGGTGATGTCACATAGTCAGCAGATAGAAACATCGCTGTTTGGTGGAGATGTCCGAGTTTTCCTTGTGCAGCATGGTATTGATTTTGACCAACGTAATGCGCTGGTGGTGGGGTTAGCGATGGGTTTTGCTGTGATTCCTACCATATTTACCATTGCTGAAGATGCCATTTTCTCGGTGCCAAAACACCTCTCTGATGGCTCGCTTGCGCTGGGGGCTACACCTTGGCAGACGTTGACACGAGTGGTGTTATTGACGGCAAGTCCTGGGATTTTTTCTGCGATCATGATGGGACTAGGGCGAGCGGTTGGCGAAACCATGATTGTGCTGATGGCGACAGGTAATACACCGATTTTGGATTGGAATATTTTCGAAGGTATGCGCACTTTGTCTGCCACCATTGCTGTCGAGTTGCCAGAATCAGCCGTTGGCAGCTCTCATTTCCGCATTCTATTTTTGGCAGCGCTTATCCTATTTGCGTTTACGTTTGTCGTGAACTCTATTGCGGAATGGGTACGCCAACGACTCCGTGAAAAATATCGAGCATTGTAA
- the ppk1 gene encoding polyphosphate kinase 1: MSAEKLYLDKELSWLSFNERVLQEAADKSVPLIERIRFLGIFSNNLDEFYKVRFADVKRRIVINSEQGGNNSAKHLLSKMQSKAFKLNQDFDNLYNELILEMARRRIFLVNETQLDENQQRWIANYFRDQVLPHITPLLMKDDIDVMQFLKDEYAYIAVDLKKGTDSKYALVEIPTDQLPRFVLVPEAKGKRRKTIILLDNIIRFCLNDIFSGFFDYDSLSGYAMKMTRDAEYDLSHEVEYSLLEQMSEGLSQRLSAMPVRFVYEREMPSEMLKFLCDKLKISHYDSLLPGSRYHNFKDFIGFPNLGRDYLENKPLPPMRCADFEGYANSFDAIRDKDILLYYPYHQFDHITELVRQASFDPKVISIKINIYRVAKDSRLMNSLVDAVHNGKRVVVVVELQARFDEEANIEWSKILTEAGVQVIFGVPGMKIHSKLLLISRKEGDEFVRYAHIGTGNFHEKTARIYTDFALLTADKELTNEVRNVFGYIENPFRPVKFNHLIVSPRNSRTQLYRIIDSEIANAKAGKKAQIKLKVNNLVDKGLINKLYGASAAGVKVDMIIRGMCSLVPGVEGVSDNIRIISIVDRYLEHPRVIITHNDGDPQVWISSADWMTRNIDYRIEVATPIRDTRLKQRIIDIINIQFTDTVKARLIDKEMSNTYVDRGNKKKVRSQIAIYDYLKNVEKQTRSKLKNKEETNESTL, from the coding sequence ATGAGTGCGGAAAAGCTCTACTTAGATAAAGAGTTAAGTTGGTTATCTTTTAACGAAAGGGTTCTCCAAGAAGCGGCTGATAAAAGTGTCCCGCTGATCGAGAGAATTCGCTTTCTTGGTATATTTTCTAATAACTTAGATGAATTTTACAAGGTTCGCTTTGCGGATGTAAAACGTCGAATCGTGATCAACAGTGAGCAAGGTGGTAACAACAGTGCCAAACATCTGCTCAGTAAAATGCAAAGTAAAGCGTTCAAACTTAACCAAGACTTCGACAATCTTTATAACGAGCTTATTTTGGAAATGGCTCGTCGCCGCATTTTTCTGGTAAACGAAACCCAACTCGATGAGAATCAGCAACGCTGGATAGCCAACTACTTTCGCGATCAAGTGCTTCCTCACATCACACCACTGTTGATGAAAGATGACATTGATGTCATGCAGTTCCTTAAAGATGAATACGCCTATATCGCTGTCGATTTGAAAAAAGGAACTGATTCTAAGTATGCTCTGGTTGAAATTCCAACCGATCAACTCCCTCGCTTTGTTCTGGTTCCCGAAGCCAAAGGCAAACGCCGTAAGACCATTATTTTATTGGATAACATCATTCGCTTTTGCTTAAACGATATTTTTAGTGGCTTTTTCGATTACGACAGTTTAAGTGGCTATGCAATGAAGATGACTCGTGATGCGGAATACGATTTAAGTCACGAAGTCGAATACAGCTTACTGGAGCAAATGTCCGAAGGCTTGAGTCAGCGCTTAAGTGCTATGCCTGTGCGTTTCGTTTATGAACGTGAAATGCCAAGTGAAATGCTCAAATTCTTGTGCGACAAACTTAAGATATCCCATTACGACAGCCTATTACCGGGCAGTCGTTACCATAACTTCAAAGACTTTATTGGCTTCCCAAACCTTGGCCGCGACTACCTAGAAAACAAACCATTGCCTCCGATGCGTTGCGCTGATTTTGAAGGATACGCTAACTCTTTTGACGCGATTCGCGACAAGGATATTCTGCTCTATTATCCATACCATCAATTTGATCATATTACGGAATTAGTGCGCCAAGCCTCGTTTGATCCTAAAGTCATCTCGATCAAGATCAACATCTACCGCGTTGCAAAGGATTCCCGCTTAATGAATTCTTTGGTTGATGCAGTTCATAACGGCAAACGTGTGGTTGTAGTAGTGGAGTTGCAAGCGCGCTTTGATGAAGAAGCAAACATCGAATGGTCCAAGATCCTTACCGAAGCTGGAGTGCAAGTCATCTTTGGTGTTCCGGGCATGAAGATTCACTCCAAGTTACTGCTGATCTCCCGTAAAGAAGGCGACGAATTCGTTCGTTATGCCCACATCGGCACCGGTAACTTCCATGAGAAAACCGCGCGCATCTATACCGACTTTGCCCTATTAACGGCAGATAAAGAACTGACCAATGAAGTGCGCAATGTCTTTGGTTACATTGAAAATCCATTTCGCCCGGTGAAGTTTAACCATCTTATTGTTTCACCTCGCAATTCACGAACACAACTTTATCGCATTATCGATAGTGAAATCGCTAATGCGAAAGCAGGTAAAAAAGCTCAAATCAAACTGAAGGTAAACAATCTGGTTGATAAGGGCTTGATCAATAAACTTTATGGAGCCAGTGCCGCTGGCGTAAAAGTGGACATGATCATTCGCGGTATGTGCTCATTGGTTCCGGGTGTCGAAGGTGTCAGTGATAACATTCGGATTATCAGTATTGTCGATCGTTACCTTGAGCACCCACGGGTGATCATCACTCATAATGATGGCGATCCTCAAGTGTGGATCTCGTCAGCTGACTGGATGACTCGCAATATTGACTATCGCATTGAAGTCGCAACTCCGATTCGCGATACACGCCTTAAACAAAGAATCATCGATATCATCAATATTCAGTTTACCGATACGGTAAAAGCTCGTTTAATAGATAAAGAGATGAGCAATACTTACGTCGATAGAGGTAATAAGAAGAAAGTGCGCTCGCAAATCGCCATCTATGATTACCTAAAGAATGTTGAGAAACAGACTCGTAGTAAACTGAAGAACAAAGAAGAGACCAATGAATCAACCTTATGA